A region of the Ornithinimicrobium ciconiae genome:
ACGGTGCAGGCCGCCGACGCGGGGAAGCAGATCCGAGTCCAGGTGTCCTACACCGACGACCAGGGTACGGATGAGACGCTGATCTCGCCTCCGACCAACCCGGTCGGCTTGGGACTGTAGCGCCAAGGTCCCGTGATCCTGAGGCCCGCCGCACACCAGCGGCGGGCCTCGTGGCGTCCCGGCCCACGGATCAGGCGCGCAACCGGGCGAGCTCGGTGGTGAGATTGCGGTGCGCCTGCGCCCGCCAGTGCCTGCGAGCGTGCCCCGTGCGGTAGATGTCCTCCCGCTGGAGGAACTGGGACAGGATCGCGGACCTTCCGTGCGTGAACAGGTCGTCCGGCACGTGGGCATACTCGGCCCGGACCTGGCGCGCATACTCCCGATAGCGGGCGACGGGGGCGGAGAGCACCCACAGGTCGGCGTCGTGCAGCACCTCGACCGTATGCCGTCTGCTCGCCAGCGCGGCTGGGCCAGCGCTCGCGTCGTGGTCGAGGGTCATCAGGACCAGTGCCTCGATGACGTCCACGCTGCCTCGTGCCACGCCGAGAGCGTTGAGGTGGTCGCGCGCGAGGGCGGCGCTCCGGTGCTCGTTGCTCCCCGACGCGGCCCGTGGGTCGTAGACGACATCATGATACCAGGCCGCGACCCTGGCTAGCCGGGCACCGACGGTGTCGACCTCCCCTGCAGCGGCGAGCCCCTCGATCGCCTGCAGGACCTCGACCAGGTGCTGCACCGTGTGGTAGCGGCGCTGCGGCTCGGACCAGCGGCTCAGCAGCAGCTCGACCTCGCCGGTGCGCAGGGACGCGGGCGCCTCTGGCGCCAGGACCTGCAGGTCACCGTGCCAGGAGGCGCTCAGGCTCGTGTCGCGGGAGCGCTCGGACTCAGGTGGCGGCAGGGAGGTCATCCCACCAGTCTGCCCCCGCGACCCGCCCCCCACCCGGACGCGGTGTGCCCACGAGGTGCTGGGGGCACCCGGTCAGTTCTCCCGCAGGGCTGCCGGAAGAGGATCGTCGTGCACCACGGTGAGGCCGGAGACGGCTCGGGTCAGCACGACATAGAGACGGCGCAGCCCGGTCCGCTCGTCCGGCTCGGCCGCCACGATCGCGGCCGGCTCCACCACGATGACCTGGTCGAACTCCAGACCCTTGGCCAGGGTCGCCGGGACCAGTTGCACACGGGCCTCGGAGACCTCCATCGCGTCCGTCTCGGCGTCCGTCCCAGCGTCCGTCCCAGGGCCCGGTGGTGGGCCGCCCACCGTGGCGTGCCGGATGCCAGCCTCCTGCAGGGCACCGGCGACCGACGTGAGGGAGGTGTCGCTGACGATGACCCCGACCGTGCCAGGAGCGCCCTCGAGTGATGAGCGGACCGCGGCCACCGTGGCCGGCAGCAGCCTGCCGTCGGCGGAGAGGAGGTCGAGGCGACCGGGGTTGGAGCGGACCGACTCCGGCAGCGCCAGTCCGGCGGCGATGTGGGGCAGGAGGCGGGCGGCATACTCGATGACCGCCGCGGGCACGCGAAAGCCGCGGGTGAGCTCCTCCACGTGTGCCCCGGCCTTGCCCAGGTGCTCCAACGACTCGGTCCAGGAGCGGGTGGCCCAGGGGGTGGTGCCCTGGGCCAGGTCGCCCAGCACCGTCAGCGACCCGGTGGACGCGCGACGTCCGACCGCCCGCAGTTGCATGGGGGAGAGGTCCTGCGCCTCGTCCACGATGAGGTGTCCGAGGCTGGTGGTGCGCTCCAGAATGTCACCGATCTCGTCGAGCAGGACCGTGTCGGCCGGTGTCCACCGCGCGGCTCCCCTGGTGCGGGGTGCCTTCTCCCACAGCAGGATCCGTTGTTCGTCCCCGGTGAGGAGGTCGTCGGCGGCCGCGGCCAGTGCCGCCGGGTCGGACCACAGGCCGAAGAGGACCGCGGGCGGGTCGAGGACCGGCCAGACGGTCTTGGCGAAGTCTCTGACCGGCTTGCTCCGGGCCACCGCATCCTGCACCCGGTCGTCCGGGGTGTCGCCGGAGCCCTCCATCCGCACCAGCACCGCGTGCGCGAGCCGGCGAGGGAGCATCTGGCGCGCCGCGTCATAGCGCACCCCCCGGGAGGTGAGCTCGTCGAGGATCTGCTGCACGTCATACTCCGGCACCCGCCAGCGGCGCGAGCCGCGGGGCACGACCAGAGGCTCGCTCGCAGGCTGCACCTGGGACCAGACGGCCCGGTGCAGCACCTGCGCGAGACGGGCGTCGCCCTTGAGGGTGGCGACCTCGGCCGGCTCCGTGCCATGCGAGCGACCGGTGAGTTCCTCCACGGTGGTGTGCCCCACCTCGATCTCACCCAAGGTCGGCAGGACCGCCCCCACGTGCTCGAGGAAGGCGCGGTTCGGCCCGATGACGAGCACGCCCGTGCGGGAGAGCCGGTCGCGGTAGGAGTAGAGCAGCCAGGCGGCGCGGTGCAGGCCCACCGCGGTCTTGCCGGTGCCCGGAGCCCCCTGCACGCAGATGGTGGTGCCCACGTCAGCGCGGACGATCTCGTCCTGCTCGGGCTGGATGGTGGCCACGATGTCGCGCATCGGACCGGAGCGGGGGCGCTCGATCTCAGCAGCCAGGATGCGGCTGTGGCGCTGTCCGCTGAGGTCCTCCGCCTGGGGATCGGAGAGGTGCTCGTCCTCGTATGCCGTGAGCTGGCCGCGGTCGACACCGAACCGGCGGCGCAGCCTGACTCCCATCGGCTCTCGCGGGGAGGCTCGGTAGAAGGGAGTGGAGACGTCGGCGCGCCAGTCGACCACGACCGGCTCGCCGTCGGCGTCAGAGATGTGACGTCGTCCGATGTAGTGCCGTTCGGTGCCGTGCTGCCTGCTGAGGGTGTCGATGCGTCCGAAGAAGAGGGTGCCGCCCGGGTCGTCCACGAGAGACTGGGCGCGGCGCCAGAGGGTGTGGGCCAGGTGCTCACCGGCGATCTTGTCGCCAGCCTGGGCCTGCAGGCCCAGGGTGTGCTCGCGCATGCGCGCCATCTCGGCGCGGGCGGAGATCAGGTAGTCCTGCTCGCGGGCCAGCTCGCTGTCGGACTGCTGGGGCGGGGCGGCGTGTGCCGCCGAGGGATCTGGAGGGTGGGAGTGCTCGGACATGGGTAGGCCACCTCGGATCGGGGAGGGGACGGGGAGAAGAGCGACCCTAACCGATCCGAGGTGGCCAGAACGAGGTGTGCCGACTCAGCTGTCGGCGCGGGCGTCGAGGGTCACGCTCACCTCGTGCTCCTCGCCGTCGCGCAGGTAGGTCAGCTGCACCTCGTCCCCGGCGGAACGCTGGCGCACCTGGGCGACCAGGGCGAGGGAGCCGTTGACACGCTCGCCGTCGATCTGCGTGATCGCGTCGCCCTCGGCGAGATCGGCACCCGCGGCGGGTGACCCGGGCTCCACCTGGGCGATGCCCGCCGCGTGCAGGGTCGCGCCGTCCTTCTCGGCGGTCGCGTCCGTGAGTCCCACGCCCAGGAAGGCGTGCTCGGCGGTCCCGTCCTCGATGAGCTGGCCCACGATCGAGGACACCTCGTTGACCGGGATCGCAAAGCCGATGCCGATGTTGCCGCTCTGCCCGCCCATGGCACCGCCCATCGTGGCGATCGAGGAGTTGATGCCGACCAGTGCGCCGGCGGCGTCGACCAGGGCTCCGCCAGAGTTGCCGGGGTTGATCGCGGCACTGGTCTGGATCGCGTTGGTGACGACCGGCTCAGCCTGCCGCACCGCACCGGGCTGGGCGCCACCCTCGCTGGCGGCCTCGGTGGTCACCGGCCGGTCCAGTGCACTGACGATGCCGGTGGTCACGGTGCCGCTGAGCCCCAGCGGGTTGCCGATCGCCATCACCGGGTCGCCCACGGCCAATCCTTCATCGTCACCGGTGGTGATCGGGTGCAGGTCCTCAGGAGGATCGGTCAGGGTCAGCACGGCCAGGTCGGTAGAGGGGTCGGACCCGGCGATCTCGGCGTCATAGGTGCGGCCGTCGGCCAGCGTCACCTGCACCTCCTGCGCTCCGGCCACCACGTGGGCGTTGGTCACGATGTGGCCGGAGGAGTCCCACACCACTCCCGAGCCGGCCCCACCACCGGTGCCGGAGGAGACGCTGATCGCCACCACGCTCGGCGTGACATTGGCGGCGACCCCACCCCAGTCGGTGGACGGGGAGAAGGACGCCGGGGCGGCCGAGCTGGTGGAGGGGCCGGAGGAGGACTGGACGACCACGGGCTGATCGTCCCGGGAGGCCTGCACCACGGCATACGTCCCGCCGGAGGCCAGAATCGCCGAGAGCAGGCCCACCGCCGTCACCTGGGTCCAGATGGTCGGGTTCGTCTTGCCCATGGTCCTGCTCCTTCGTGTCGTGCGTGGTGCCCGTGTGCGGGGATGAGACAAGACAACTACGCCGACATCTACGGAGGCTGTGACAGTCCTGCAGATTTCCTGTGAATGGCGGCCCCCCCTGCTCCCGAGCACGGGTGTCGTCAGTGCGAGAGGGAAGTATCCCGCGCACAGGGCCGAGAGCAGTGCCAGGTCTGAGGTGTTGTCGATTTACGGGTGTCTCGGCCGTCATGGGAGTGAGGTCGCGACCGCGGCCCGGGTCGGCGAGCGGCGCCGGCCCCGACGAGGAAGGATCGGGACATGACCGAATACATGGTGGTGATCGTCGGCGACGCCGACCGCTGGTGGTCGACGATGAGCCGGCAGGAGCGGGCGGACGGGTATGCCGAGTACACCCGTTTCGGCGAGGAGCTCACCCGACGGGGACACCGGATCACCGGCGGGGCAGAGTTGCACCCGACGACGGAGGCGCGGACCGTCCAGCCCGGTGGGCAGGTCGTGACCGAGGGACCGTTCGCGGAGACCGCCGAGCACGTGGGCGGTTTTTATCTGGTCGAGACCGACGACCTGGACGACCTGACCGAGTGCGCCAAGATCATCGCGGCGCTGGGTGATGGGGTCGAGATCCGCCGCACCGTGGCGCCCGAGGAGCGGGCGGCCTCGGCGCAGGAGAGTGCGTCATGAGGGTCGCACTCTTCTTGATGTCCGAGGGTGAGATGCCGCCCTGGGGGGAGCAGACCTCCGAGCAGCAGGCCGCGGCGATGCAGCAGCACGACGACTTCGGCGCAGCGTGCGCGGTCCGCGAGGGTGTGCGCATCCTCACCGGGGAGGCCCTGGATGGTGTGCCCACTGTCGTGCGGACCCGCGGAGGCAAGCGCAGCGTGACGGAGGGACCGTATGCCGAGGCCATCGAGCAGTTGGGCGGGCTGTATGTCATCGAGACGCCTGATCTGGACACGCTCCTGGAGCTGACCGAGCTCCTGCCACCGTATGACCTGCAGATCAGCCCGATCGGGGAGGCGGAGGCGCCATGAAGTTCGTGGTCCTGCTGATGGCAGACGGTGCCGAGAAGTCCTGGGACGAGCAGACTCCGGAGGAGCAGGGAGTCCTCATGGAGAAGTTCGGTGCCTTCGGCCAGGCGTGCGCCGCCCGCGAGGGCGTGACCATCCTGGCCGGCGAGGCGCTGCAGGATGGAGACGGCGCCTCGACCGTGCGCACCCGCGAGGGGAGGCTCACGATGACGGACGGGCCCTATGCCGAGGCCGTGGAGGGACTCGGCGGTTTCTATCTCATCGAGGTGCCGGACCGCGAGGTGCTCGTCGAGCTGCTCGCGGTGCTTCCGGCCTACGACATGCAGATCAATCCCGTCCAGGAGATGTGAGCGGTGCAGCGCTATCTGATCCTCATCGCCTATGAGCCGACGGACTGGAGCAGCATCACCGACGAGGTCCGCCCCGCCATCACCATCACGTGAGCAGCGAGGCACTCGAGCGCGTGGTGCGCGAGGAGTGGGGCGCTCTGATCGCCCTGCTCCTCGCGCGCTATCGCCGCCTGGACTTGGTTGAGGACGCTCTCGGCGACGCGGTGGAGACTGCGGCCCGACGCTGGCCCGCCGACGGTGTCCCGGACAACCCGGCGGGGTGGCTGCACAGGGTCGCCAGCCGACGGGTGCTGGACCGGCTGCGGGCCGAGGCGATGCACCAGCGCCGCGCGCCCCTGCTGGTGACCGAGGCCGAACGGGGCCAGGAGAGGGCGAGCACGATGGTCGACACCGGAGACCTCCTCGAGGACGACGTGCTGCGCCTGGTCCTGATGTGCACCCACCCGGCGCTCGGCCCCGAGGGAGCCAGCGCCCTGGCGCTCCGGCTGGTCCTGGGGGTGAGCACCCATGACGTCGCGCGCCTGTTTCTCGTGCCGGAGCCGACCATGGCGGCTCGGATCACCCGGGCCAAGAAGAAGATCGTCGCGGATGCCATCCCGTTCACGGTGCCGGGGCCGGCAGCGCTCCCGGACCGGCTGGACTCTGTCGCCCAGACCGCTTACCTCGCCTTCACGGCCGGGTATGCCCCGGGCAGCGGACCGGACCTGCTGCGCGCTGAGCTGGCGGGGGAGAGCGTCCGGTTGGTGCGCGTGGTGCTCGCCCTGCGCCCCGCCGAGCCGGTGCTGGTCGCGCTCCTGGCCCTGCTGCTGTTGCAGCACTCGCGGCGGGACGCGCGGGTCGGCCCCGATGGCACGCTCGTCCTGCTCGCCGACCAGGACAGGTCCCGTTGGCACGCCGAGGAGATCACAGAGGGCCTGAAGCTGCTCCGCTCCCTGGGACCCGCCCGTGTGCTGAGCCCACAGGCTGCGGCCTATGTCGTGCAGGCCCGGATCGCGGCCGAGCATGCCACTGCGGCCACTGCCCAGGAGACGCGCTGGGACCGTATCGTCGAGCACTACGACACCCTCCTGCAGATCGCCCCTTCACCCGCTGCTCAGCTGGCACGGGCTGTAGCGGTGGCCGAGGCGCTGGGCCCGCAGGCCGGTCTGACTGCTCTCGAGGAAATCCGTATGCCGGGCAGTCACCGCCCCGCCTCGGTGCGGGCCGCGCTGCTGGTCCGGTCGGGTCGGCTCGTCGAGGCCAGGGACGCCTTCGAGGAGGCCATCGGCCTGTGCCGCAACGAGACCGAGCTCACCCACCTGCGCGACCAGGTGGCTGCCCTCTCGTCCCACGATGAGGGCGGGTGACCCAGCGCTCGCCAGAGTCAGTCGGTCGCCGGACGCGCTCGACGCGGCAGCTCGACGCGGAAGGTCGCTCCGCCCCCGGGGGTGGGGCGGTGGCTGACCGTTCCCCCGTGACGGACGACGATGGAGCCGACGATCGACAGGCCCAGGCCGGTGCCTCCGCCGCGCCCCGGACCGCGGGAGCGGGAGGGGTCGGCGCGGTAGAACCGCTCGAAGACCCGGGCCGCAGCCTCGGGCGGGATGCCCGGGCCGTGGTCGGTGACGTCGATGACCGCCCGGTCCGCGATCTGACCGACCAGGACCTCGACGGAACTGTCTGCCGGGGTGTGGGAGACCGCGTTGGCCACCAGGTTGGTCAGCACCTGGCGCAGTGCAAAGTCGTCGCCGGGCACCACCACCGGGCCGTTGGCCGGGCCGAGACGTCGCAACGAGATGGTCCGCTCCGGCGCCCGGACGCGGGCGTCCTGCACCACGTCGTTGGCGACCACGGTCAGGTCAACGTCGTCGATCGGGCGGTGCGGGGTGGTGTCCAGACGGGTCAGCAGCAGCAGGTCCTCGACGAGCCGTGCCATGCGGGAGGACTCGTCCTCAATGCGTCGCATGGCACCCGCAACATCCTCTGGTTGGGTCACGCCGCCGACGCGATAGAGCTCGGCATAGCCCTTGACCGTGGCCAGCGGCGTCCGCAGCTCGTGGGAGGCGTCGGCGACGAACTGGCGCATGCGGGCCTCGGAGGCTTCGCGCACGGCGAAGGACTGCTCGATCTGGGTGAGCATCGCGTTCAACGAGTCGGACAGCGAGGCCACCTCGTCGTTGGCCCTGCGCTCGGGGATGCGGCGAGTGAGGTCGCCGGCGGCGATGGTGGCCGCGGTGTCCTCGATGCGGGTGAGCGGCCGGAAGGCGCGGCGCACGGCGAACCAGCTGATCAGGGCCACTGCCAGGAGGGTGGACAGTCCGACGACGGTGGTCAGTGCCAGCAGCTTCTGGACCGTGTTGGTGACCGGTGACAGTGGTAGGGCGACGGCCACCGTCCCCTCTCCCTGCTGGCTGGAGTAGCCGGCCAGCAGGACCCGCCACTGGGTGTCACCGTCCTGGGAGTCGACCGTGAAGGGCTCCTCACCGATCCGGGGGTCATCGACCGGGATCTCACCGATGTCGGGGATCTGCTCGTTGCCGAAGGCACGGTTGGCATAGGCCACACCGGAGGGGCTGGTGATCCGCAGGTAGTAGGGGTTCGGCACGACGACGTCGGTGGGCTGCTGGCCACCGAGCCGGGAGTAGGCCTGCTTGGCAAGCGGCTCGATGTAGGCCTTCAGGTCGGCGTCGGTCCGGTCCGTCAGGTAGTCCCGCAGCAGGGTGGCGGTCAAGGCGGTGGTGATGACGTATGCCGTGAGCACCAGCATGACGAC
Encoded here:
- a CDS encoding HD domain-containing protein, giving the protein MTSLPPPESERSRDTSLSASWHGDLQVLAPEAPASLRTGEVELLLSRWSEPQRRYHTVQHLVEVLQAIEGLAAAGEVDTVGARLARVAAWYHDVVYDPRAASGSNEHRSAALARDHLNALGVARGSVDVIEALVLMTLDHDASAGPAALASRRHTVEVLHDADLWVLSAPVARYREYARQVRAEYAHVPDDLFTHGRSAILSQFLQREDIYRTGHARRHWRAQAHRNLTTELARLRA
- a CDS encoding HelD family protein — encoded protein: MSEHSHPPDPSAAHAAPPQQSDSELAREQDYLISARAEMARMREHTLGLQAQAGDKIAGEHLAHTLWRRAQSLVDDPGGTLFFGRIDTLSRQHGTERHYIGRRHISDADGEPVVVDWRADVSTPFYRASPREPMGVRLRRRFGVDRGQLTAYEDEHLSDPQAEDLSGQRHSRILAAEIERPRSGPMRDIVATIQPEQDEIVRADVGTTICVQGAPGTGKTAVGLHRAAWLLYSYRDRLSRTGVLVIGPNRAFLEHVGAVLPTLGEIEVGHTTVEELTGRSHGTEPAEVATLKGDARLAQVLHRAVWSQVQPASEPLVVPRGSRRWRVPEYDVQQILDELTSRGVRYDAARQMLPRRLAHAVLVRMEGSGDTPDDRVQDAVARSKPVRDFAKTVWPVLDPPAVLFGLWSDPAALAAAADDLLTGDEQRILLWEKAPRTRGAARWTPADTVLLDEIGDILERTTSLGHLIVDEAQDLSPMQLRAVGRRASTGSLTVLGDLAQGTTPWATRSWTESLEHLGKAGAHVEELTRGFRVPAAVIEYAARLLPHIAAGLALPESVRSNPGRLDLLSADGRLLPATVAAVRSSLEGAPGTVGVIVSDTSLTSVAGALQEAGIRHATVGGPPPGPGTDAGTDAETDAMEVSEARVQLVPATLAKGLEFDQVIVVEPAAIVAAEPDERTGLRRLYVVLTRAVSGLTVVHDDPLPAALREN
- a CDS encoding S1C family serine protease; its protein translation is MGKTNPTIWTQVTAVGLLSAILASGGTYAVVQASRDDQPVVVQSSSGPSTSSAAPASFSPSTDWGGVAANVTPSVVAISVSSGTGGGAGSGVVWDSSGHIVTNAHVVAGAQEVQVTLADGRTYDAEIAGSDPSTDLAVLTLTDPPEDLHPITTGDDEGLAVGDPVMAIGNPLGLSGTVTTGIVSALDRPVTTEAASEGGAQPGAVRQAEPVVTNAIQTSAAINPGNSGGALVDAAGALVGINSSIATMGGAMGGQSGNIGIGFAIPVNEVSSIVGQLIEDGTAEHAFLGVGLTDATAEKDGATLHAAGIAQVEPGSPAAGADLAEGDAITQIDGERVNGSLALVAQVRQRSAGDEVQLTYLRDGEEHEVSVTLDARADS
- a CDS encoding YciI family protein, which produces MTEYMVVIVGDADRWWSTMSRQERADGYAEYTRFGEELTRRGHRITGGAELHPTTEARTVQPGGQVVTEGPFAETAEHVGGFYLVETDDLDDLTECAKIIAALGDGVEIRRTVAPEERAASAQESAS
- a CDS encoding YciI family protein, producing the protein MRVALFLMSEGEMPPWGEQTSEQQAAAMQQHDDFGAACAVREGVRILTGEALDGVPTVVRTRGGKRSVTEGPYAEAIEQLGGLYVIETPDLDTLLELTELLPPYDLQISPIGEAEAP
- a CDS encoding YciI family protein encodes the protein MKFVVLLMADGAEKSWDEQTPEEQGVLMEKFGAFGQACAAREGVTILAGEALQDGDGASTVRTREGRLTMTDGPYAEAVEGLGGFYLIEVPDREVLVELLAVLPAYDMQINPVQEM
- a CDS encoding RNA polymerase sigma factor produces the protein MSSEALERVVREEWGALIALLLARYRRLDLVEDALGDAVETAARRWPADGVPDNPAGWLHRVASRRVLDRLRAEAMHQRRAPLLVTEAERGQERASTMVDTGDLLEDDVLRLVLMCTHPALGPEGASALALRLVLGVSTHDVARLFLVPEPTMAARITRAKKKIVADAIPFTVPGPAALPDRLDSVAQTAYLAFTAGYAPGSGPDLLRAELAGESVRLVRVVLALRPAEPVLVALLALLLLQHSRRDARVGPDGTLVLLADQDRSRWHAEEITEGLKLLRSLGPARVLSPQAAAYVVQARIAAEHATAATAQETRWDRIVEHYDTLLQIAPSPAAQLARAVAVAEALGPQAGLTALEEIRMPGSHRPASVRAALLVRSGRLVEARDAFEEAIGLCRNETELTHLRDQVAALSSHDEGG
- a CDS encoding sensor histidine kinase, whose product is MGWLGTSRRSAVTALHNLSLTARLVTVVVMLVLTAYVITTALTATLLRDYLTDRTDADLKAYIEPLAKQAYSRLGGQQPTDVVVPNPYYLRITSPSGVAYANRAFGNEQIPDIGEIPVDDPRIGEEPFTVDSQDGDTQWRVLLAGYSSQQGEGTVAVALPLSPVTNTVQKLLALTTVVGLSTLLAVALISWFAVRRAFRPLTRIEDTAATIAAGDLTRRIPERRANDEVASLSDSLNAMLTQIEQSFAVREASEARMRQFVADASHELRTPLATVKGYAELYRVGGVTQPEDVAGAMRRIEDESSRMARLVEDLLLLTRLDTTPHRPIDDVDLTVVANDVVQDARVRAPERTISLRRLGPANGPVVVPGDDFALRQVLTNLVANAVSHTPADSSVEVLVGQIADRAVIDVTDHGPGIPPEAAARVFERFYRADPSRSRGPGRGGGTGLGLSIVGSIVVRHGGTVSHRPTPGGGATFRVELPRRARPATD